Proteins found in one Arthrobacter sp. U41 genomic segment:
- a CDS encoding DUF488 domain-containing protein: MKDMTIFTVGHSTHPIDEFIDILRAHGVKKLIDVRTVPKSRHNPQFNGDALAASVRASGITYRRMESLGGLRHARKDSPNGAWRNASFRGYADYMQTEEFSSAIEQLIERGRTNNAAIMCAEAVPWRCHRSLIGDALLVRNVQVLDIMTEKSAKPHTLTPFARVEGQRLWYPADQ, from the coding sequence ATGAAGGACATGACCATTTTCACGGTGGGTCATTCCACTCATCCGATCGACGAATTCATCGACATCCTGCGGGCCCACGGGGTCAAGAAGCTGATCGATGTGCGCACCGTCCCCAAATCGCGGCACAATCCGCAGTTCAACGGTGACGCCCTGGCCGCGAGCGTGCGTGCCAGCGGGATCACGTACCGGCGGATGGAATCCCTCGGCGGCCTGCGGCACGCCCGGAAAGACAGCCCCAACGGCGCCTGGCGGAACGCGTCCTTCCGGGGGTACGCGGACTACATGCAGACCGAGGAGTTTTCCAGTGCCATCGAGCAGCTGATCGAACGCGGACGGACCAACAATGCCGCGATCATGTGCGCCGAAGCCGTCCCGTGGCGCTGCCACCGCTCGCTGATCGGTGACGCGCTGCTGGTCCGGAACGTCCAGGTCCTGGACATCATGACCGAGAAGTCCGCCAAGCCCCACACCCTGACCCCTTTCGCCCGCGTCGAGGGGCAAAGGCTCTGGTACCCCGCAGACCAGTAA
- a CDS encoding aldo/keto reductase, whose product MEQRILGKTGRNVSIVGLGTWQLGADWGNVDPAEARAILAASAEAGVTFFDTADVYGDGRSEQAIGAFLADNPGLEITVATKMGRRVEQRPENYNLANFREWTDRSRRNLGTEQLDLVQLHCPPTAVYSNAEVYDALDTLVAEGAIRNYGVSVERTDEALEALRHAGTATVQIILNAFRLKPLDEVLPAAEAAGVGIIARVPLASGLLSGKYTADTSFAADDHRNYNRTGSAFDVGETFSGVDFALGLKAVTEFEELVPDGVSTAQAALAWIAAQDGVSTVIPGARNVDQARSNAAAAGVSGIDATFDVGVHEIYDRYFRESIHPRW is encoded by the coding sequence ATGGAACAGCGAATCTTGGGCAAAACCGGACGGAACGTCTCCATTGTTGGACTGGGGACCTGGCAGCTTGGCGCGGACTGGGGCAATGTGGACCCCGCGGAGGCCCGGGCCATCCTGGCCGCCTCCGCGGAAGCAGGTGTCACGTTCTTCGACACCGCGGACGTCTACGGCGACGGCCGCAGCGAGCAGGCAATCGGGGCCTTCCTGGCGGACAATCCGGGCCTGGAGATCACGGTGGCCACCAAGATGGGCCGCCGGGTGGAGCAGCGGCCGGAGAACTACAACCTCGCCAACTTCCGCGAGTGGACGGACCGGTCACGCCGCAACCTGGGCACGGAGCAGCTCGACCTGGTCCAGCTGCACTGCCCGCCCACCGCGGTGTACAGCAACGCCGAAGTCTACGACGCGCTGGACACCCTCGTGGCCGAGGGTGCCATCCGGAACTACGGCGTCAGCGTGGAACGGACCGACGAGGCCCTCGAAGCCCTGCGCCACGCAGGCACCGCCACGGTGCAGATCATCCTCAACGCCTTCCGGCTCAAGCCGCTGGACGAGGTGCTTCCCGCGGCGGAGGCCGCCGGGGTCGGCATCATCGCCCGCGTTCCGCTCGCCTCGGGCCTGCTCTCCGGCAAATACACCGCGGACACCTCCTTCGCGGCGGACGACCACCGGAACTACAACCGCACCGGTTCAGCGTTCGACGTCGGGGAGACCTTCTCCGGCGTGGACTTCGCGCTGGGCCTCAAGGCGGTGACCGAGTTCGAGGAACTGGTGCCCGACGGCGTCAGCACCGCCCAGGCGGCCCTCGCCTGGATCGCGGCACAGGACGGCGTCAGCACGGTGATCCCCGGCGCCCGGAACGTGGACCAGGCGCGCTCCAACGCCGCTGCCGCCGGTGTCAGCGGCATCGATGCAACGTTCGACGTCGGCGTCCACGAAATCTATGACCGCTACTTCCGCGAGTCGATCCACCCGCGCTGGTAG
- a CDS encoding molybdopterin-dependent oxidoreductase has protein sequence MSIEINGAPAQAGPRPGQCLRTFLREQGNFGVKKGCDGGDCGACTVHVDGTPVHSCIYPAVRAEGRSVTTIEGLAGSEAGAEGGAGLHPMQQQFMERQGFQCGFCTAGIVMTAATFDEDQKANLPRNLKGNLCRCTGYRAIADAVCGEATHGESSHPDPAGTGSGIAGKGQPGPRPGQLGDDVPAPASQALVTGAARYTLDVPASELPGLLHLKLLRSPHAHARVLSIDSADALRIPGVEAVFTHEDSPAQLFSTAQHELYTDDPDDTRVLDDVVRFVGQRIAAVVADTVAAAEAGVRALKVQYQVLDAVFTPQDAMRPGAPAIHGDKDARTARIGRPERNVVAELHSELGDVAAAFAAADFIHEQTYRTQRVAHTALETHAAIAAIDDDGRLQVRTSSQVPFLVRRTLGRVFGLPVDRIRVVTGRVGGGFGGKQEVLTEDIVALAALKLRRPVQLEFTRTEQFTAATTRHPFTIGLKAAASSEGQLTALQLEVLTNAGAYGNHSVGVMFHGCGESLGVYNCANKKVDAHAVYTNTVPSGAFRGYGLSQMIFAIESAIDELATGIGMDPMEFRRRNMVREGDDMLSTRPDPQEDVFYGSYGLDQCTQLVQDALARGRERDRDAGPGDLGPDWVTGEGSALSMIDTVPPRGHFAHSRIRVLPDGSYQVDVGTAEFGNGTTTVHAQLAATALSTTAGRITVRQSDTDLVDHDSGAFGSAGTVVAGKATLAAAEELAVRIRAFAAGIRQVQASGCVLEDDAVSCEGTRVPLAELYDAAAAAGVDLSGEGHWGGTPRSVAFNVHGFRVAVNTGTGELRILQSVQAADAGVVVNPRQCRGQIEGGIAQALGAALYEEVRVDDAGRVNTDILRQYHIPTFADVPRSEVYFADTSDKLGPLGAKSMSESPFNPVAPALANAIRNATGVRFAELPIARDRIYLALKEAGQPASP, from the coding sequence ATGTCCATCGAAATCAACGGCGCCCCGGCGCAGGCCGGCCCGAGGCCGGGGCAGTGCCTGCGGACGTTCCTGCGGGAGCAGGGCAACTTCGGCGTGAAGAAAGGCTGCGACGGCGGCGACTGCGGTGCCTGCACCGTCCACGTAGACGGCACCCCGGTGCACAGCTGCATCTACCCCGCGGTCCGCGCCGAGGGCCGTTCCGTGACCACCATTGAGGGCCTGGCCGGGTCCGAGGCCGGCGCCGAAGGCGGCGCGGGCCTGCATCCGATGCAGCAGCAGTTCATGGAGCGGCAGGGCTTTCAGTGCGGTTTCTGCACCGCGGGCATCGTGATGACGGCGGCCACCTTCGATGAGGACCAGAAGGCCAACCTGCCGCGGAACCTCAAGGGGAACCTGTGCCGCTGCACCGGCTACCGGGCCATTGCGGACGCCGTCTGCGGCGAGGCCACGCACGGCGAATCGAGCCACCCGGACCCCGCCGGGACGGGGTCCGGAATCGCCGGAAAGGGCCAGCCCGGGCCGCGTCCCGGCCAGCTCGGCGACGACGTCCCGGCCCCCGCCAGCCAGGCGCTCGTCACCGGCGCGGCGCGCTACACCCTGGACGTCCCGGCGTCGGAGCTTCCGGGGCTGCTGCACCTGAAACTCCTGCGCTCCCCGCACGCCCACGCCCGCGTGCTGTCCATCGATTCCGCCGACGCCCTGCGGATCCCCGGCGTGGAGGCGGTCTTCACCCACGAGGACTCGCCCGCGCAGCTGTTTTCCACGGCGCAGCACGAGCTCTACACCGATGACCCGGACGACACCCGCGTGCTGGACGACGTCGTCCGGTTCGTCGGGCAGCGGATCGCCGCCGTCGTCGCCGACACCGTCGCCGCGGCCGAAGCCGGGGTCCGGGCGCTGAAAGTTCAGTACCAGGTGCTGGACGCGGTGTTCACCCCGCAGGATGCGATGCGCCCCGGGGCCCCGGCGATCCACGGGGACAAGGACGCCCGCACCGCCCGCATCGGCAGGCCGGAGCGGAACGTCGTGGCCGAACTGCACTCCGAACTGGGCGACGTCGCGGCGGCCTTCGCCGCCGCGGACTTCATCCACGAGCAGACCTACCGCACCCAGCGGGTCGCGCACACGGCGCTGGAGACCCATGCCGCCATCGCCGCGATCGACGACGACGGCCGGCTCCAGGTCCGCACCTCCAGCCAGGTGCCCTTCCTGGTCCGGCGCACCCTGGGCCGGGTCTTCGGCCTCCCGGTGGACCGGATCCGGGTGGTCACGGGCCGGGTGGGCGGCGGCTTCGGCGGCAAACAGGAAGTCCTCACCGAGGACATCGTGGCCCTCGCCGCGCTGAAACTGCGGCGGCCGGTGCAGCTCGAATTCACCCGCACCGAGCAGTTCACCGCGGCCACCACCCGGCACCCGTTCACCATCGGGCTCAAAGCCGCCGCCAGCAGCGAGGGCCAACTGACGGCCCTGCAGCTGGAGGTGCTGACCAACGCCGGCGCCTACGGCAACCATTCCGTGGGCGTCATGTTCCACGGCTGCGGCGAATCCCTGGGCGTGTACAACTGCGCCAACAAGAAAGTGGACGCCCACGCGGTCTACACCAACACCGTCCCCTCCGGCGCCTTCCGCGGCTACGGTCTGAGCCAGATGATCTTCGCGATCGAGTCCGCCATCGACGAGCTCGCCACCGGGATCGGTATGGACCCGATGGAATTCCGCCGCCGCAACATGGTCCGCGAGGGCGACGACATGCTCTCCACCCGCCCCGACCCGCAGGAGGACGTGTTCTATGGCAGCTACGGGCTGGACCAGTGCACGCAGCTGGTGCAGGACGCCCTGGCGCGCGGCCGGGAACGCGACCGCGACGCCGGGCCCGGGGACCTCGGCCCGGACTGGGTCACCGGGGAGGGCTCCGCGCTGTCCATGATCGACACCGTCCCGCCGCGGGGCCACTTCGCGCATTCCAGGATCCGGGTCCTGCCGGACGGCAGCTACCAGGTGGACGTGGGGACCGCGGAGTTCGGCAACGGCACCACCACGGTGCACGCGCAGCTCGCCGCCACCGCCCTCTCCACCACCGCGGGCCGGATCACGGTCCGGCAGTCGGACACGGACCTCGTGGACCACGACTCTGGCGCCTTCGGCTCGGCCGGGACGGTGGTGGCCGGGAAGGCCACCCTGGCCGCGGCCGAGGAGCTGGCGGTGCGCATCCGCGCCTTCGCCGCCGGGATCCGGCAGGTCCAGGCCTCCGGGTGCGTGCTGGAGGATGACGCGGTCAGCTGCGAGGGAACCCGGGTGCCGCTGGCGGAACTGTACGACGCCGCCGCAGCGGCCGGCGTCGACCTTTCCGGCGAGGGGCATTGGGGCGGGACCCCGCGGTCGGTGGCGTTCAACGTGCACGGCTTCCGGGTGGCGGTGAACACCGGGACCGGGGAGCTGCGGATCCTGCAGAGCGTCCAGGCGGCCGACGCCGGAGTGGTGGTCAACCCGAGGCAGTGCCGCGGGCAGATCGAAGGCGGCATCGCACAGGCCCTGGGCGCGGCGCTGTATGAGGAGGTCAGGGTCGACGACGCCGGACGGGTCAACACGGATATCCTCCGGCAGTACCACATCCCGACCTTCGCGGACGTGCCGCGCAGCGAGGTGTACTTCGCCGACACGTCCGACAAGCTGGGGCCGCTGGGCGCGAAGTCGATGAGCGAGAGCCCGTTCAATCCGGTCGCGCCGGCACTGGCCAACGCCATCCGGAACGCCACCGGGGTCCGGTTCGCGGAGCTGCCGATCGCCCGGGACCGGATCTACCTGGCCCTGAAGGAAGCAGGCCAGCCCGCCTCCCCCTAA